The following nucleotide sequence is from Methylocella tundrae.
ATGGCGAAGACGCCCGTAGCAGACATAGCCCCCACCCGGGCCGAGTTGAGGGCGCTGATCCAGCAGCATGGCGCCGAACTGTCGAGCCAGCTCCAGGCCCATCACCGCAGCATATTTCCGCCAGAAGCCGAAAAGTCGATCCGGCATTTCAGTCCGGCCGAGGCGGCCAGCCTGATTGGCATTCACGAAGGATATTTGCGCCAGGTGGCGGCGGAAGGAAAGGGCATTTCCCCCACGGTCAAGAATGGCCGCCGCAGCTATTCCGTCGACGCGATCCAGGAGATCAGGAAGCATCTCGACCAGGGCGCACGCGGAAGCCGCCGTTATCTTCCCCACCGCGCCGCGGGAGAGCATCTTCAGGTCATTAGCGTCATGAATTTCAAGGGCGGCAGCGGCAAAACGACGACCTCCGCCCATCTCGCGCAGTATCTGGCGCTGCATGGTTATCGCGTTCTCGCAATCGACCTCGACCCGCAGGCCAGCCTCTCGGCCTTGTTCGGCCACCAGCCGGAGCTTCATGTCGGCGAGAACGAAACCCTTTATGGGGCGATCCGCTACGATGAACGCCAGCGCCCCATCGCGGAGATCGTGCGCGCAACTTACATTCCCGACCTTCACATCATTCCCGGGAACCTCGAATTGATGGAATTCGAGCATGACACGCCTCGCGCGCTTATGCGGCGCGCCCCCGGCGACACCTTGTTCTTCGCGCGGATCGGGCAGGCGATAGCGCAGGCGCAAAATCTCTACGACGTTGTCGTGATCGATTGCCCGCCGCAGCTCGGCTATCTGACGCTTTCGGCTCTCACCGCCGCGACCGCCGTCCTCATCACCATCCACCCGCAAATGCTCGACGTCATGTCGATGGGGCAGTTCCTCCAAATGACGGGAGACCTGCTGGACGAGGTCTCGCGAGCCGGCGCGTCGACAAGCTATGACTGGTTGAAGTATCTCGTCACGCGCTTCGAGCCGGGTGACGGTCCGCAGAACCAGATGGTCGCTTTCCTTCGTTCGATCTTTGGCGATCACGTCCTGATCCATCCGATGCTGAAAAGCACGGCGATATCCGACGCCGGCCTCACCAATCAGACGATCTTCGAGGTTGAGAGAAACCAGTTCACCCGGGCGACCTATGACAGGGCCATGGAATCGGTCAATAACGTCAACGCGGAAATCGAAGGTCTGATCCGTCAGGCCTGGGGCAGGGCGGCATGAGCCGAAAAGCACTTTTCACTAATCTCGGCGCCGGCGGCAAGACGAGCGAGCCCGCCGCGACGACGTCGGCCGATCCATCCTCGGCCGGCGAGCCGCCTCGCGTCAATCGGCTTCGCATGCGGCCGATCCTTGGGTCTCCGGATTTGATATCGGACCCGGCGGCGACTCCCGTCGGAGCGATTGGTCAATCGCTTGGCGAGTTCAGCGAACGGGCGAAACGCGCCGACGAGATCGAGAGGAAACTGACGGCGGGGCAGGTCATCGTCGAACTCGATCCGGCATTGATTGCTCCTTCATTCATCGCCGATCGCATGCCTGCGTCGGCGGAGACGGTGGCGAATTTGGCGGAGGCCATTCGCGAACATGGGCAGCTTAATCCGATCCTCGTGAGGCCGGATCCCGGCGAGGCGGGGCGGTTCCAGGTCGCGTTCGGCCATCGGCGGCTGCGAGCCGTCGCTTCGCTGGGACAGTCGATCAAAGCCGTCGTGCGCGAGTTGACCGACGAGCAGCTCGTCATTGCGCAAGGCCAGGAAAATCACGAGCGGAAGGATCTGTCTTACGTCGAAAAGGCGCGCTTCGCACATCGCCT
It contains:
- the repA gene encoding plasmid partitioning protein RepA — its product is MAKTPVADIAPTRAELRALIQQHGAELSSQLQAHHRSIFPPEAEKSIRHFSPAEAASLIGIHEGYLRQVAAEGKGISPTVKNGRRSYSVDAIQEIRKHLDQGARGSRRYLPHRAAGEHLQVISVMNFKGGSGKTTTSAHLAQYLALHGYRVLAIDLDPQASLSALFGHQPELHVGENETLYGAIRYDERQRPIAEIVRATYIPDLHIIPGNLELMEFEHDTPRALMRRAPGDTLFFARIGQAIAQAQNLYDVVVIDCPPQLGYLTLSALTAATAVLITIHPQMLDVMSMGQFLQMTGDLLDEVSRAGASTSYDWLKYLVTRFEPGDGPQNQMVAFLRSIFGDHVLIHPMLKSTAISDAGLTNQTIFEVERNQFTRATYDRAMESVNNVNAEIEGLIRQAWGRAA
- the repB gene encoding plasmid partitioning protein RepB, whose protein sequence is MSRKALFTNLGAGGKTSEPAATTSADPSSAGEPPRVNRLRMRPILGSPDLISDPAATPVGAIGQSLGEFSERAKRADEIERKLTAGQVIVELDPALIAPSFIADRMPASAETVANLAEAIREHGQLNPILVRPDPGEAGRFQVAFGHRRLRAVASLGQSIKAVVRELTDEQLVIAQGQENHERKDLSYVEKARFAHRLEQRFSRATIMAALSIYKSDLSNMLSVVSKIPAEVIDAIGPAPGTGRRGWIELAERFADGKSGAAIRRMIADPGFQGLDSDERFKKALAALKPRSDQSQMEVWPMAGGGSLAKVTRSDARISLTIDRRKSPEFADFVLNRLRDLYLEFEAASKERP